ATGAAACAACTACAGATGAAACAACTACAGATGGAACAACTACAGATGAAACAACTACAGATGGAACAACTACAGATGGAACAACTACTGATGGAACAACTACAGATGAAACAGTTACCAATAACTAGTGATAGTCTAAAAAGAGCCAACCAAGGCTCTTTTTTAATGCAAAGAAACAAAACAAACACAAAATACATAAAGCAACTAGCATGAGGTGGTGATATGGCAAGAGCAAGAAGCCCAAATAGAGATAAAGCGAAAGAAATATATCTTGATTCTAAAGGGTTAGTAAAGTTAAAAGACATAGCAGCAGAATTAGGAGTTAGAGATTCACAAATTAGAAAATGGATTAGATGATAAGAATGAGTAGAAACTTGAATGATTTGCATCCATATGTTAAGCACTTAGCTGAGAAGTTTATAGGAGGATGTAAGGGCCATGGGATAGAAGTATTAATATATTGTACATATAGAAGTATAGAAGAACAAAATAAGCTTTATGCTAAAGGGAGAACAGTTCCAGGAAATAAGATTACACAGCACAGTGGGGTAGAACAGACTTATATGAAAAGATGGGAGCAATAGGTAAATCTATAGGACTTGAATGGGGAGGTGATTTTAAAAGTATTAAAGATAGGCCGCATTTTTAATGGATGGGTGGATTTACAATGGATCAATTAAGAAACGGATGGTATCCAGCAGATCCAATAACTGTTATTGAGAATGAGTTTGTAGTTGCAGTAAATAAATTAGTAGAAAAAGGAGTAATTAATAGTCCTAATTATTGGTTAAACAATAAAATATATAAAGTAGAATATGTAAGGGAGCTTATAAAAAATAGTGCTAAAAAATTAAAGTGATTTATAGAGTGTGACTTTTGCTTTTTACAGTAAAACAAATCTTGTGTTTAAAAATAATGTTGGTAGACAATAATACACAGTGTAATTAAAGAATTTTATACGAAATAAAAAGTATAAATAGAAAGTGAGGAACAGTTTTATGACGAGACAAGAATTTATTAACAAGTCTGGTGGAGTTTTCAAAAATAATAAGTATTATAAAAACTGGGGTTCATCACAGAAAAAAGAGAATTTTTGGGATTTCTTTAATTTG
The window above is part of the Tepidibacter aestuarii genome. Proteins encoded here:
- a CDS encoding M15 family metallopeptidase domain-containing protein translates to MSRNLNDLHPYVKHLAEKFIGGCKGHGIEVLIYCTYRSIEEQNKLYAKGRTVPGNKITQHSGVEQTYMKRWEQ
- a CDS encoding M15 family metallopeptidase, encoding MGAIGKSIGLEWGGDFKSIKDRPHF
- a CDS encoding phage terminase small subunit-related protein, with translation MARARSPNRDKAKEIYLDSKGLVKLKDIAAELGVRDSQIRKWIR